CGGTGCGTGCGAACGGCAGCAGCTGCAGGTCCGCGCGCAGGGGATTGTAGTGATCTTCAGCCGTGAGCTCCTGCCACGCCTCCAGCAGCTCGTCGTGCTCCAGCGGCTCGTAGTCCTGGGCATACAGCAGTACCGGCGGGTCGTCCTGCAGCGTGGGGAACACCGTTTTGGACCACTGCGGATGGCTGCCGCCCCAGCTCAACCGACCTGCGTCATGCAGCTGCTGGAACAGCGGCGGGAATGCCTGGCCGGTCGCCTGTTCGATGTCGCTCAATCTGCTCATGGATGTCCTTGTCATGGGGAGCCACCTACCTTGCCTGAATTCACCCGGCAGATGAACCCGCAGCCTGCTCCAGCAGGTCTAGACTGCACGCAACCGGCCCCCGCAGATCCCTGCCATGGACTCCCCCGCCCGCACCTTCATCGTCAACATCGATGTGCCCGATCTGGCCGCTGCCGAAGCGTTCTACGTTGCAGCCTTCGGCCTGCGCGTCGGCCGCCGGCTGGGGACCGGCGCGCTTGAACTGCTCGGTGGTTCCACCCCGCTGTACCTGCTGCAGAGTGATGCGGGCAGCGTGGCCACCGACGAGGGCGACGTGCGCGATTACGAGCGGCATTGGACGCCGCTGCACCTGGACTGGGTGGTAGAAGACATCAATGTCGCGCTGTCACGCGCGGTGGCCGCCGGCGCGGTGATCGAACTGCCGGTGAGCGAACGCCGCTGGGGGCGGCTGGCGGTGCTGGCCGACCCGTTCGGGCATGGGTTCTGCCTGATCCAGTTCGTTGGGTTGGGGTATGACGCGCTGGTGGAGTGATCGGGGCCTGCCATCCACGCATGGCGTGGATCTACTGCATCCACGCATGGCGTGGATCTACTGCCTGATGCGGTGGGTGCCGACCGGTGGTCGGCACGGCATCCCGCCTCACTCCC
This genomic stretch from Stenotrophomonas sp. SAU14A_NAIMI4_5 harbors:
- a CDS encoding VOC family protein, translating into MDSPARTFIVNIDVPDLAAAEAFYVAAFGLRVGRRLGTGALELLGGSTPLYLLQSDAGSVATDEGDVRDYERHWTPLHLDWVVEDINVALSRAVAAGAVIELPVSERRWGRLAVLADPFGHGFCLIQFVGLGYDALVE